A part of Oncorhynchus clarkii lewisi isolate Uvic-CL-2024 chromosome 17, UVic_Ocla_1.0, whole genome shotgun sequence genomic DNA contains:
- the LOC139370485 gene encoding uncharacterized protein C17orf67 homolog: MKKFVAFSLCLVLLTIYTADANPIIKESYAKQLLRTKRQKPGHPDEPMREHLLHMQVLDQRAQETNLEHWLNPHCYPRCDRNYGHPV; the protein is encoded by the exons ATGAAGAAGTTTGTGGCATTTTCCCTCTGTCTGGTCCTCTTGACCATCTACACAGCAG ATGCAAACCCAATCATCAAGGAGAGCTATGCTAAGCAACTTCTGCGGACCAAGAGGCAGAAGCCTGGCCACCCCGATGAGCCAATGAGG GAGCACTTGCTCCACATGCAGGTTCTGGATCAGAGGGCCCAGGAGACCAACCTGGAACACTGGCTGAACCCCCACTGCTACCCCCGCTGTGACAGGAACTACGGACACCCTGTCTAA